From Leptotrichia wadei, one genomic window encodes:
- a CDS encoding HD family phosphohydrolase gives MRVNILGREFLFEVKEKNKKNDESQSYIKNRFMFRFVILAITFMIFGIIIEMSRLNVNYNVGSIAKSDIVAYKNMSYFVDILDDSIEEKIMRTTQPEYDKLKDVNRETVIALNKFLRDIRNMNLSDDATIAKYIKDNKYTFTNADIREIVARTENVEYSVNLSETMSEIYSTGIYKMENLPKIIRRKNIQADNLDMKVLQNFIKPNLVINEEATKKKIADNMMSLKDKEIKIYKGDIIVKKGEIIDSDAFLKLEKLNLVRNGDKFKKAVGLITTFSLLLILIYFLLKKNVRKVVESNAFYPTLLTIIVVNMFYVLFLNNQFLIYLLPFAMLPIISTIIGNKTYAIIMTFSNMVMLSQEESWFFVTIAVSLVAVYKADDLVGRSDIIKLSFFLGIFQALLAFSYGLVNQSNFGLIMLMIVFSVFSGILTGMMSLAVLPYFEDYFDILTTMKLLELSDFSHTLLKQLLIKAPGTFHHSIMVGALAEGAAESIGANATFARIASYYHDIGKMKRPEFFVENQRDGINPHNKIKPSLSALILTSHTKDGYIMGKENKLPKEILDVILQHHGTTLTQYFYYKALENGEKVVESNFRYSGPKPKTKESGIILLADTVEAATRTLENKSKEGIENFIRYLVKSKIEDKQLSDSDLTLGELEKVIQSFINTLQGVYHERIKYPKMDEKMKKIEKK, from the coding sequence ATGAGAGTAAATATATTAGGGCGGGAATTTCTTTTTGAAGTTAAAGAAAAAAATAAAAAAAATGATGAATCCCAATCTTATATCAAAAATAGATTTATGTTCAGGTTCGTTATTTTGGCGATAACATTTATGATATTTGGAATAATTATAGAAATGTCAAGACTGAATGTGAACTACAATGTTGGAAGTATTGCAAAATCTGATATTGTGGCATATAAAAATATGTCATATTTTGTAGATATTTTAGATGACAGCATTGAGGAAAAAATAATGAGAACAACACAGCCTGAATATGATAAATTAAAGGATGTAAACAGGGAAACGGTGATTGCTCTTAATAAATTTTTACGGGATATACGGAATATGAACTTGTCTGATGATGCAACGATTGCAAAGTATATAAAAGATAATAAATATACATTTACAAATGCTGATATTAGGGAAATAGTGGCAAGAACAGAAAATGTGGAATATTCTGTAAATCTAAGTGAAACTATGTCTGAAATTTACAGCACAGGAATTTATAAAATGGAGAATTTGCCAAAAATAATCAGAAGAAAGAATATACAGGCAGATAATCTGGATATGAAAGTTCTTCAAAATTTTATAAAGCCAAATTTGGTTATAAATGAGGAAGCTACAAAGAAAAAAATTGCAGATAATATGATGTCATTGAAAGATAAGGAAATCAAAATTTATAAAGGGGACATTATTGTAAAAAAAGGTGAAATAATTGATTCAGATGCATTTTTAAAATTGGAAAAACTAAATTTGGTAAGAAATGGGGATAAATTTAAAAAGGCGGTTGGACTAATAACAACATTTTCATTGCTTTTAATTTTAATATATTTTCTTCTTAAAAAAAACGTAAGAAAAGTTGTGGAGTCAAATGCATTTTATCCAACATTGCTTACAATAATAGTTGTAAATATGTTTTATGTTTTATTTTTAAATAATCAGTTTCTTATTTACTTGCTTCCTTTTGCAATGCTTCCGATTATTTCGACAATTATAGGAAATAAAACTTATGCGATTATTATGACATTTTCTAATATGGTTATGCTATCTCAGGAGGAATCGTGGTTTTTTGTCACAATAGCGGTTTCACTTGTTGCAGTTTATAAGGCGGATGATCTTGTTGGAAGAAGCGATATTATTAAATTGAGCTTCTTTTTGGGAATATTTCAGGCATTGCTGGCATTTAGCTATGGATTGGTAAACCAGTCAAATTTTGGATTAATTATGCTGATGATAGTGTTTTCAGTATTTTCTGGGATTCTTACTGGAATGATGTCGCTTGCGGTATTGCCATATTTTGAAGATTATTTTGATATTTTAACAACGATGAAATTGCTGGAATTAAGTGATTTTTCACATACATTGCTTAAACAGCTGCTTATAAAAGCGCCAGGGACTTTTCATCATAGTATAATGGTTGGAGCGCTGGCTGAAGGAGCGGCTGAAAGTATAGGAGCAAATGCGACTTTTGCGAGAATTGCTTCGTATTATCACGATATTGGAAAAATGAAGCGTCCAGAATTTTTTGTGGAAAATCAGCGGGATGGAATTAATCCGCATAATAAGATAAAGCCATCGTTAAGTGCGTTAATATTAACTTCACACACAAAAGACGGATATATAATGGGTAAAGAAAATAAATTGCCAAAGGAAATATTGGATGTGATTTTACAGCATCATGGAACAACTTTGACTCAATATTTTTACTATAAGGCGCTGGAAAATGGAGAAAAAGTTGTGGAAAGCAACTTTAGATATAGCGGGCCTAAACCAAAGACAAAGGAATCAGGGATAATACTTTTGGCGGATACGGTGGAAGCAGCTACGAGAACGCTTGAAAATAAAAGTAAGGAAGGAATTGAGAATTTTATCCGATATTTAGTAAAATCAAAAATCGAAGACAAGCAATTAAGCGATTCTGATTTAACTTTGGGAGAATTGGAAAAAGTTATTCAATCCTTTATAAATACGTTGCAAGGTGTTTATCATGAAAGAATAAAATATCCAAAAATGGATGAAAAAATGAAAAAAATTGAGAAAAAATAA
- a CDS encoding helicase C-terminal domain-containing protein gives MKISEFISEKVASGMRSEIKKYGGNEIFFRGIPDKNGVVSEVEVIARGNAGSVAALLNMMRKNEVIIHNHPSGVLIPSDEDVNISSMYGEVGGASYIVNNDVDDICVVVPLREFIKIDIDDYFGENGIIHKNFGKFEVRREQYEMAKFIEKSMNENKKLIVEAGTGTGKTIAYLLPTLIYAIENNLKVIVSTNTINLQEQLINKDIPLLKKIIDEDFDYQIVKGRGNYLCKRKLYNLEVVDKETDTEDEKKEKNIIRNLIEWDKKVTKTGDRNELKYEISNSIWEKVNSEADMCKGVKCPYYSKCHFFNARKNISDATLLIVNHHMFFADLAIRNQTGFYTNYSILPNYDILVFDEAHNIEDTARNYFTFETSKISFGRLMGNIYNKRVVKSSNGGALVKLLAYLNESLSSEEYKEVDELQENVVEELNKFYDKGIDIFDKLTFLFSENNDNREIKAKIDKEKMRSNKLFRETMELNSQFKEIYGNLVMKINKFLNKVNNYNLEDKDGFLFEFSRYYERLKQYYKKFEFILEGKEEGYVYWANVTTVRPNVKLYATPFDISDELNDNLFNKLDRMIFTSATLAVDNKFDYYKKSVGLVKENPKKIDEKIVKSPFDYEKQMKVYIPEDALDPTNTEFMRDLEGFVEEVIKSTKGHCFLLFTSYSTLNFLYSRLKTRLSQKEYTLIRQNDFPRHEMIEIFKNSKNPVLFGTDSFWEGVDVQGDQLKSVIITKLPFKVPNDPVTEAIIENIKRNGQNPFNDYQVPQAVIKFKQGVGRLIRSKSDSGNIIILDNRVIKKMYGKKFLAALPRNKIVGSKNEILERMK, from the coding sequence ATGAAAATTTCTGAATTTATTAGTGAAAAAGTGGCAAGCGGGATGCGGTCAGAAATAAAGAAATATGGCGGGAATGAGATATTTTTTAGGGGAATTCCTGATAAGAATGGAGTTGTTTCTGAAGTTGAGGTTATTGCTAGAGGAAATGCTGGCTCTGTTGCTGCGTTGCTGAATATGATGAGAAAAAATGAGGTTATAATACATAATCATCCATCTGGAGTGCTGATTCCATCTGATGAGGATGTGAATATTTCTAGTATGTATGGAGAAGTTGGTGGAGCTTCGTATATTGTAAATAATGATGTGGATGATATTTGTGTGGTTGTGCCTTTAAGGGAATTTATAAAAATTGATATTGATGATTATTTTGGAGAAAATGGGATTATTCATAAAAATTTTGGAAAGTTTGAAGTACGGCGGGAGCAGTATGAGATGGCTAAGTTTATTGAAAAAAGTATGAATGAGAATAAAAAGCTGATAGTGGAGGCTGGGACTGGAACTGGAAAAACGATTGCTTATCTTTTACCTACATTGATTTATGCCATTGAAAATAATTTAAAAGTAATTGTTTCTACAAATACAATTAATTTGCAGGAACAGCTTATTAATAAGGATATTCCACTTTTGAAAAAAATTATTGATGAAGATTTTGATTATCAGATTGTAAAGGGAAGAGGAAATTATCTTTGTAAAAGGAAACTTTATAATTTGGAGGTTGTTGATAAGGAAACGGATACGGAAGATGAAAAAAAGGAAAAAAATATTATAAGAAATCTTATAGAATGGGATAAAAAGGTTACGAAGACAGGTGACAGGAATGAACTGAAATATGAGATTTCAAACAGTATTTGGGAAAAAGTGAATAGTGAAGCTGATATGTGTAAAGGCGTAAAATGCCCATATTATTCAAAATGTCATTTTTTTAATGCAAGAAAAAATATTTCAGATGCGACACTTCTTATTGTGAACCATCATATGTTCTTTGCTGATTTGGCAATTAGAAATCAGACGGGATTTTATACAAATTATTCAATTTTGCCAAATTATGATATTTTAGTTTTTGATGAAGCGCATAATATTGAAGATACTGCTAGAAATTATTTTACTTTTGAAACGTCAAAAATTTCCTTTGGACGGCTTATGGGAAATATTTATAATAAGCGTGTTGTAAAATCAAGCAATGGCGGGGCTCTTGTAAAACTTCTGGCTTATTTGAATGAAAGCCTTTCGAGTGAAGAATATAAGGAAGTTGATGAATTGCAGGAAAATGTTGTTGAAGAGCTAAATAAATTTTATGATAAGGGAATTGATATTTTTGATAAGTTGACTTTTCTTTTTTCGGAAAATAATGACAATAGGGAAATCAAAGCAAAAATTGATAAAGAAAAAATGCGAAGTAATAAATTATTTCGTGAAACTATGGAATTAAATAGCCAGTTTAAGGAAATTTATGGAAATTTGGTTATGAAAATTAATAAATTTCTAAATAAAGTGAATAATTATAATCTTGAAGATAAAGATGGATTTTTATTTGAATTTTCAAGATATTATGAAAGGCTGAAGCAATATTATAAAAAGTTTGAGTTTATTTTGGAAGGGAAAGAGGAAGGCTATGTTTACTGGGCAAATGTTACGACAGTACGTCCAAATGTGAAATTGTACGCAACACCTTTTGATATTTCAGATGAACTGAATGATAATTTGTTTAATAAATTGGATAGAATGATTTTTACTTCGGCGACACTTGCTGTTGACAATAAATTTGACTATTATAAAAAAAGTGTTGGGCTTGTGAAGGAAAATCCCAAAAAAATAGATGAAAAAATTGTAAAATCGCCGTTTGACTATGAAAAGCAAATGAAGGTCTATATTCCAGAAGATGCGCTTGATCCAACGAATACTGAATTTATGAGAGATTTGGAAGGATTTGTTGAAGAAGTGATAAAAAGTACGAAGGGACATTGCTTTTTGTTATTTACTTCGTATAGTACCTTGAATTTTTTGTATAGCCGGCTAAAAACACGGCTTTCGCAAAAGGAATATACGCTTATAAGGCAAAATGACTTTCCACGGCATGAAATGATTGAAATATTTAAAAATTCTAAAAATCCAGTATTATTTGGGACAGACAGTTTCTGGGAAGGTGTCGATGTGCAGGGAGATCAGCTGAAATCGGTAATTATTACAAAACTGCCGTTTAAGGTGCCGAACGATCCTGTGACAGAGGCGATTATTGAAAATATAAAAAGGAATGGACAAAATCCGTTTAATGATTATCAAGTCCCGCAGGCTGTGATTAAATTTAAGCAGGGAGTTGGAAGGCTTATTAGAAGCAAGTCAGATAGCGGAAATATAATTATTCTTGATAATAGAGTAATAAAAAAAATGTATGGGAAGAAATTTTTGGCTGCTCTTCCAAGGAATAAAATAGTTGGAAGTAAAAATGAGATTTTAGAGAGAATGAAGTAA
- a CDS encoding DUF333 domain-containing protein: protein MKKVFGILLVGLLSMSLEAHSKDVSRKVAKPVGINQNVSVKNNENKDLNEDFPEQKMIGMGNPASVYCVEQGGESIIKQDKDGSEYGICKFKDGKEVDEWEFYRKNHDLTEKGVPENNKK, encoded by the coding sequence ATGAAAAAAGTATTTGGAATTTTATTGGTTGGATTATTATCGATGTCGTTGGAGGCACATAGCAAGGATGTAAGTAGAAAGGTGGCAAAACCAGTGGGAATAAATCAGAATGTTTCTGTTAAAAATAATGAAAATAAGGATTTAAATGAAGATTTTCCTGAACAAAAAATGATTGGAATGGGTAATCCTGCTTCGGTTTATTGTGTGGAACAAGGTGGCGAGTCGATTATAAAACAGGATAAAGATGGAAGTGAATATGGAATTTGTAAATTTAAGGATGGTAAAGAAGTTGACGAATGGGAATTTTATAGAAAAAATCATGATTTGACAGAAAAGGGAGTTCCTGAAAATAATAAAAAATAA
- a CDS encoding chloride channel protein, with protein MLKNIKESYQHSYFLYLKLIIASIIIGLIVGIIDTIFGRGLLLIGDIRKGYLYYFVPFLALAGLLIVFIYQKFAGKTGKGMGLIFEVGHGTEKEIPLRLVPIVTVATWITHLFGGSAGREGVAVQLGATLSHRFNKYFNFPDKSKVFLVTGMAAGFGGLFQTPIAALFFGLEVLALGNLQLYALLPAIVAAFTASWTSSFLGLEKFTHIVNITLSITPMTFVKFAILGIIFGIAGNLFVYLQSFLKKFATEKIKNPYYRIFLIGIFLSVILLLLHKGRYTGLGTNLIENSFSGKQIFGYDWILKLLLTTLTLAAGFQGGEVTPLFSIGASLGVVIAIFFGLPIEFVAAAGYISVFGSATNTLLAPIFIGGEVFGFNNLPFFVIIVIFAYLVNRKISTYGLQKNYFEEIG; from the coding sequence GTGTTAAAAAATATAAAAGAAAGCTATCAACATTCGTATTTTCTGTATTTAAAATTGATAATAGCAAGTATTATTATTGGTCTTATCGTTGGAATAATTGATACGATTTTTGGAAGAGGATTGCTTTTAATTGGAGATATTCGGAAGGGATATTTGTATTATTTTGTGCCTTTTTTGGCTTTGGCTGGACTTTTGATTGTTTTTATTTATCAAAAATTTGCTGGGAAGACTGGCAAGGGGATGGGACTAATTTTTGAAGTTGGTCATGGGACTGAAAAGGAAATTCCTTTGAGACTTGTTCCAATTGTGACGGTTGCGACTTGGATTACGCATTTGTTTGGAGGAAGTGCTGGGCGTGAAGGAGTTGCTGTGCAGCTAGGGGCGACGCTTTCCCATAGATTTAATAAGTACTTTAATTTTCCTGATAAGTCTAAAGTCTTTTTGGTAACAGGAATGGCGGCAGGTTTTGGAGGATTGTTTCAAACACCGATTGCAGCGTTATTTTTTGGTTTAGAAGTTTTAGCATTGGGAAATTTGCAGTTGTATGCTTTGCTTCCAGCTATTGTTGCAGCATTTACTGCCAGTTGGACTTCATCTTTTTTAGGATTGGAAAAGTTTACTCATATTGTAAATATAACTTTATCAATAACTCCAATGACATTTGTAAAATTTGCAATTTTAGGAATAATTTTTGGAATTGCTGGAAATTTATTTGTCTATTTACAAAGTTTTTTGAAAAAATTTGCTACAGAAAAAATTAAAAATCCATATTATCGAATTTTTCTTATCGGAATTTTTCTTAGCGTAATACTTTTATTATTGCACAAAGGTCGATATACTGGGCTTGGAACAAATTTAATTGAAAACAGTTTTTCAGGGAAACAAATTTTTGGATATGACTGGATATTAAAATTGTTATTGACAACATTGACATTGGCTGCTGGATTTCAAGGTGGAGAAGTGACGCCACTATTTTCAATTGGAGCTTCATTGGGTGTTGTGATAGCGATTTTCTTTGGTCTGCCGATTGAATTTGTTGCAGCTGCAGGTTATATAAGTGTATTTGGAAGTGCGACAAATACTTTACTGGCACCAATTTTTATTGGCGGAGAAGTTTTTGGATTTAATAATTTGCCATTTTTTGTGATAATTGTGATTTTTGCTTATTTGGTTAATCGGAAAATATCGACTTATGGATTGCAGAAAAACTATTTTGAAGAAATTGGGTAA
- a CDS encoding GNAT family N-acetyltransferase: MKKIEFKIIQNSDYSDEIRNILNDEEMESLVQVMYEKVPNLFESLQKDSEKTPIIVAGIDVKTGYLVGVGACSIFKNNIGYLNSFRIKKEYRNKVNFGKAYEMLITEAKKLGVKNIVTTILEENKIAQKILTKRRKSMPIYEFYKNIVFFSLKNVKKGDLIVKDEEILKYGNFEIHLKNKTNKKYVVKDYKKIYKFLYKFRKVIAFFGYPEMPEINKISNFLYTDFVLKGKNADEKKNKNEFRKAVKFVQNKGYNCDFFMIGSYENSFLEKNLDKMKVFKYKSKMYKVFYEKIENVERDNNFRNENIEILFWNL; encoded by the coding sequence ATGAAAAAAATAGAATTTAAAATTATTCAAAATAGTGATTACAGTGATGAAATAAGAAATATTCTGAATGATGAAGAAATGGAGTCGCTTGTACAGGTAATGTATGAAAAAGTGCCGAATTTATTTGAATCATTGCAAAAGGATAGTGAAAAGACACCTATTATTGTTGCAGGAATTGATGTTAAAACTGGTTATCTTGTGGGTGTTGGAGCTTGTTCAATTTTCAAAAATAATATCGGATATTTAAATTCATTTAGAATAAAAAAAGAGTATCGGAATAAAGTTAATTTTGGCAAGGCTTATGAAATGCTGATAACAGAAGCAAAAAAACTTGGGGTAAAAAACATAGTTACGACTATTTTGGAAGAAAATAAAATAGCACAAAAAATTTTGACAAAAAGGCGAAAAAGTATGCCAATTTATGAGTTTTATAAAAATATTGTATTTTTTAGCTTGAAAAATGTGAAAAAGGGTGATTTAATAGTAAAGGATGAAGAAATTTTGAAATATGGAAATTTTGAGATTCATCTGAAAAATAAGACAAATAAAAAATATGTTGTGAAAGATTACAAAAAAATTTATAAATTTTTGTATAAATTTAGGAAAGTAATAGCTTTTTTTGGATATCCAGAAATGCCTGAAATTAATAAAATTTCAAATTTTTTGTATACGGATTTTGTTTTAAAGGGAAAAAATGCAGATGAGAAAAAAAATAAAAATGAATTTAGAAAAGCTGTAAAATTTGTTCAAAATAAAGGCTATAATTGTGATTTTTTTATGATTGGAAGTTATGAAAACTCGTTTTTGGAAAAGAATTTGGATAAAATGAAGGTTTTTAAGTATAAAAGCAAAATGTATAAAGTTTTTTATGAAAAAATTGAAAATGTTGAAAGAGATAATAATTTTAGAAATGAAAATATTGAAATTTTATTTTGGAATTTGTAG
- a CDS encoding MBL fold metallo-hydrolase gives MIEKIKIGLNNLYLFKNKNDEYLLLDTGVNVKKKKILKKIIQKIENVKKIKVIVLSHSHSDHVGNLKMLVDEIGDVRVIAHKNSENVLVTGKSVIPNGFYPFTEKISKKLKSKKNFSKNIFPKLEKTDMEKVIFIDFLQKKKNLLSEYGFGNMEIIETKGHLDDSVSVAVFDEKNNKKYLFCGDLVQNLCFKIPLIPLFGENKEELIENWKNIILNGYDKIFPATGKEVIIRDLIRRLGKDEKNRI, from the coding sequence ATGATAGAAAAAATAAAAATTGGTTTAAATAATTTGTATTTATTTAAAAATAAAAATGATGAATATTTATTGCTGGATACAGGAGTAAATGTGAAAAAGAAAAAAATTTTGAAGAAAATAATTCAGAAAATTGAAAATGTAAAAAAGATAAAAGTGATAGTTCTAAGCCATTCTCATTCTGATCATGTGGGAAATCTGAAAATGCTCGTTGATGAAATTGGAGATGTTAGGGTTATTGCACATAAAAATTCTGAAAATGTATTAGTAACAGGAAAAAGTGTTATTCCAAATGGATTTTATCCGTTTACAGAAAAAATTTCTAAAAAATTGAAAAGTAAAAAGAATTTTAGTAAAAATATCTTTCCAAAATTGGAGAAAACTGATATGGAAAAGGTGATTTTTATTGATTTTTTACAAAAGAAAAAAAATTTACTTTCAGAATATGGTTTTGGAAATATGGAAATTATTGAAACAAAAGGACATTTAGATGATTCGGTTTCGGTTGCAGTTTTTGATGAAAAAAATAATAAGAAATATTTATTTTGTGGAGATCTGGTTCAGAATTTATGTTTTAAAATTCCGTTAATTCCGTTATTTGGGGAGAATAAGGAAGAGTTGATTGAAAATTGGAAAAATATTATTCTGAATGGATATGATAAAATTTTTCCTGCAACTGGGAAAGAAGTTATAATACGGGATTTAATCAGAAGATTGGGGAAAGATGAAAAAAATAGAATTTAA
- a CDS encoding lysophospholipid acyltransferase family protein yields the protein MKTTIDFIIFSIFYIFIKIFNFLSPKIRLKISEFIGVLLFYLIPKGRKLSYRNLNLILNEQNSFNYSKKKIKEIAIKSYKNTAKSFLLPFWIYEYFENFSPKIYNSELLEKLKSENERIILVTSHFGFFHASLFPTRNDTMFIPIRIIPNKFIESYMDKIRFKNNMTYFPEQNYKSFLKNKNSKGVFVLLSDVRKPDGDKIAFFDLPTTNSGFPAYFSKKENIPIVIIHNEVDENNICHIFIDKIIHPENYKNRHEIMKSILAEYEKIILKLPEQWFWFQDRWRDGI from the coding sequence ATGAAAACAACCATAGATTTTATAATATTCTCAATTTTTTATATTTTTATAAAAATCTTTAATTTTCTTTCACCCAAAATTAGGCTAAAAATATCTGAATTTATTGGTGTTTTGCTTTTTTATCTCATTCCAAAAGGAAGAAAATTGTCGTATCGTAACTTAAATTTGATTTTAAATGAGCAAAATAGTTTTAATTATTCAAAGAAAAAAATTAAGGAAATTGCAATAAAATCTTATAAAAATACTGCAAAGTCGTTTTTACTGCCCTTCTGGATTTATGAATATTTTGAAAATTTTTCACCAAAAATATATAATTCTGAATTACTGGAAAAATTAAAGAGTGAAAATGAACGGATTATTCTTGTTACTTCACATTTTGGATTTTTTCATGCCAGCCTTTTTCCAACGAGAAACGATACAATGTTTATTCCTATTAGAATTATTCCAAACAAATTTATTGAATCTTATATGGATAAAATCCGTTTTAAGAATAACATGACTTATTTTCCAGAACAAAATTACAAATCTTTTTTGAAAAATAAAAATTCAAAGGGCGTTTTTGTGCTTTTAAGTGACGTACGAAAACCAGATGGGGATAAAATAGCATTTTTTGACTTACCTACAACTAATTCAGGCTTTCCTGCCTATTTTTCCAAGAAAGAGAATATTCCAATTGTTATTATTCATAATGAAGTTGATGAGAATAATATTTGCCATATTTTTATAGACAAAATTATCCATCCTGAAAATTACAAAAATAGACACGAAATAATGAAATCTATTTTAGCTGAATATGAAAAAATTATCTTAAAACTGCCAGAACAATGGTTCTGGTTTCAGGACAGATGGCGGGATGGAATCTAA
- a CDS encoding B12-binding domain-containing radical SAM protein produces the protein MKITFILPAIGKKKGQKYIKTWKNMEPLMIAVLKSLTPEDVETNFMDDRNEFINYEENTDLVVISVETYTAKRAYEIAEKFQKRGIKVLAGGYHPTVEPDECLEHFDSIILGNAESVWTKMLNDLSKNKLEKRYYGVTTSFAMPDRSIYKDRKYSPLALIETGRGCNFACDFCAIHSYYEKKYFRRPIEEIVQDIKNSGKKYVFFIDDNFVADHKHAIEICKAIEPLNIKWVTQGAITIAKNDELLYWMKKSGCKMILIGYESMNPNILKDMGKGWRSGVGEINELTEKIHSYGIGIYATFVFGYGNDTKETFDETVKFAKKHGFYFAAFNHLVPFPKTGIYRKLREEKRLLSEKWWLDENYPYGRISFLPSDQTPDELSKKCANARKSFFGWRSILKRGFMQLRRNHDLGMFAIFFAQNFNLKKEVMGKYDLPYAQNLDEAPK, from the coding sequence GTGAAAATAACATTTATACTGCCAGCCATTGGGAAGAAAAAAGGGCAGAAATATATAAAAACATGGAAAAATATGGAACCGCTTATGATTGCAGTTTTAAAATCTTTAACTCCTGAGGATGTTGAAACGAATTTTATGGATGACAGGAATGAATTTATAAATTATGAGGAAAATACAGATTTAGTTGTAATTTCCGTGGAAACTTATACTGCCAAAAGGGCTTATGAAATAGCAGAAAAGTTTCAGAAAAGGGGGATAAAGGTACTTGCAGGGGGATATCATCCAACTGTAGAGCCTGACGAGTGTCTGGAACATTTTGATTCGATTATTTTGGGAAATGCGGAAAGCGTGTGGACAAAGATGTTGAACGATTTGAGCAAGAATAAGCTGGAAAAACGGTATTATGGGGTAACTACGTCTTTTGCAATGCCTGACAGGAGTATTTACAAGGATAGGAAATATTCACCGCTTGCACTGATTGAAACAGGGCGTGGGTGCAATTTTGCATGTGATTTCTGTGCGATTCATTCCTATTATGAGAAAAAGTATTTTAGGCGGCCTATTGAGGAAATTGTGCAGGATATAAAAAATTCTGGGAAGAAGTATGTTTTTTTTATTGATGATAATTTTGTGGCGGATCATAAACATGCGATTGAGATTTGCAAGGCAATTGAGCCGTTAAATATAAAATGGGTAACGCAAGGGGCTATTACCATTGCGAAAAATGATGAATTGCTTTACTGGATGAAAAAAAGCGGATGCAAAATGATTTTGATTGGGTATGAGTCAATGAACCCAAATATTTTAAAGGATATGGGGAAAGGCTGGAGAAGTGGCGTTGGAGAAATAAATGAACTGACAGAAAAAATTCATAGTTATGGAATCGGAATTTATGCTACTTTTGTATTCGGTTATGGAAATGACACTAAGGAAACTTTTGATGAAACGGTAAAATTTGCCAAAAAACATGGATTTTATTTTGCGGCATTTAACCATCTTGTACCATTCCCAAAAACAGGCATTTATAGAAAATTAAGAGAAGAAAAACGACTTCTTAGTGAAAAATGGTGGCTGGATGAAAATTATCCTTATGGGCGAATTTCCTTTCTTCCAAGTGATCAGACTCCCGATGAGCTTTCCAAAAAATGTGCCAATGCAAGAAAAAGCTTTTTTGGATGGCGTTCAATACTTAAAAGAGGATTTATGCAGCTAAGACGAAACCATGATTTGGGAATGTTTGCAATATTTTTTGCACAAAACTTTAATTTAAAAAAAGAAGTTATGGGGAAATATGATTTACCGTATGCACAAAACTTGGATGAAGCTCCAAAATAA